GCGCCGGAGGACGGTGGGTGAACGAGCGGGTCGAGATCGAGGAGGGACCGCGCGGTGAGGACGCATGGTCGTTCCGGCGCGTCGGCGGCCATGCCGACGTCATCGTGGGTCGCGAGGTGGGCGAACCCGCCCTACGGTTCGGCTTCGAAGCGCTCGACGGCCGCCGTCACCTCGAGTCGCGCGCGCCCTCCGGCAATGGAGAGTCACGGTGGCGGGCCGTCCGTGTCCGGCTCGAGACGTGGACGGGAGGCGGGCTGAACCCGTGGCCGGGGCAGGGCTTCGCGGTCACCGGGCGGTGGGGACTGCGAACCCTGGGTGGGCGCAGCAACGCGTGGTCGGTCGAGGGCGGATGGACGCATCGACTGTTCGCGACCCGTTGGTTCGGCGCGACGTCGGTCGGCGGCGCCGCGTGGTCCGCGGCCGATTTTCCGCTGCAGTTGCTCCCGCGCGCCGGTGGGCCGCGGGGCTGGGTCGGTCAGGACCCCGACGCGATCCTCGCCCCGAAGCTGGCCTGGTCGCGTCTCGGACTGGATTTCTTCCTGAACCGCGAGATCCGCTTCGAGCTCGCAGGCGCGGTGGGTTGGTACGGTCGGGAGGGGCTGGACGAGCACCGTCCCCGCCCCGGAGTCCAGCTGCAGGTGATCTGGGAATCGGCGCTGGGGCCGGTCCAGCTCGGCTGGGCGGGAGGCCGTCGCAACGAGCCGCGGGTCGTCTTCGACGTCGGTCACGAGTTCTGAACCGGGCCGCCCGTCGTCTGCCTGCGCCAACTCTCTTCGCCAGAACGAGTTTCCGGATCGGGCGCTCCTCGGGTGAAGGTCGGGGTCGGGCCGGGCGGGCGCGGGACGGAGGTGGTGCGCCGTCGGTCGCGAGTCCCAACTGAAGTTTTCACAGGCACTTGAAACGAAAATTCGAACGGGCGCGAAAAATCGGTTGAGGCCCCCATGGCTTGTGGTAGCTTGCGCACGTCGCCACCAGATCTTGTGGAGACGGGCCCCAACCGCCTGCGGCACACCGACTTCCGGCGAACCGTGCGGTTCCGTCCTCCCCGGCCCTGGCGACGGCCACCGACGCGCGGTGTCGCGCAGTCCACGTCGAGCATCGGAAGCCCGACGGAAGCGGCGGACGAAGAGGTCCGCCCCGGGGATCCGTCGTCCCCGAAGAGTCGAGATCGAGAACCGTCGGGTGTGCGCGCGACCGCGTGACGCTCGCCCCGACACCCCAGCCCATGGACGGAAGGAGCCGAACGACCATGGCCGACGACCTCAGCCTGCACTCGGAGAAGGACGCCACCCGCACGGTCGCGAAGGACGCGACCACCCGAAAGGGCGTCCACGTCACTCGACACTTCACACGCCCCGGCGAGTCGGTCTTCGACTCCGTCGAGTGGGAACTCCGCACGGCCACGATCGCCGACGACAAGGGCGAGGTCCTCTTCGAGCAGACCGACGTCGAGGTCCCCGCGAGTTGGAGCCAGCTCGCCACGAACGTCGTCGTCTCGAAGTATTTCCGGGGGTCGGTGGGGCGGCCCGGCCGAGAGACCAGCGTTCGTCAGCTGATCGGACGGATCGTCGACACACTCACCGCCTGGGGGACCAAGGACGGCTACTTCGCGACGAACGACGACCGCGACGCCTTCCGGGACGAACTCACGCATCTGTTGCTGTACCAGAAGCTGAGCTTCAACTCGCCGGTGTGGTTCAACATGGGCGTCGAGGAGACACCGCAGTGCTCGGCCTGCTTCATCAACTCGGTCGACGACTCCATGGGTTCGATCATGGACCTGGCCAAGACCGAGGGCATGCTCTTCAAGTTCGGCTCGGGGACCGGGACCAACTTCTCGGCCCTGCGCGGAAGCCAGGAGACCCTGCACGGCGGCGGCGTGGCGAGCGGCCCGGTCAGCTTCATGAAGGGCTTCGACGCCTTCGCCGGCGTGATCAAGAGCGGCGGCAAGACCCGCCGCGCCGCCAAGATGGTGATCCTCGACGCCGACCATCCCGACATCGAGGAGTTCATCGAGTGCAAGGTCAACGAAGAGAAGAAGGCCTGGGCACTGATCGACGCCGGCTACGACGGCAGCTTCCGCGGTGAGGCCTACGGCTCGGTGTTCTTCCAGAACAGCAACAATTCCGTCCGTGTGGCCGACGACTTCATGCGCGCCGTCCTCGAGGACCGCGAGTGGCACACGACGGCGCGTGTCGACGGGCGTACCGTCGGGACGCATCGCGCCCGTGATCTCATGCGCAAGATCAGCGAGAGCGCCTGGCACTGCGGCGATCCCGGCATGCAGTACGACACCACGATCAACGACTGGCACACCTGCAAGGGCACCGACCGCATCTACGCCAGCAATCCGTGCAGCGAATACATGTTCCTGAACGACACGGCCTGCAACCTGGCCTCGCTCAACCTGCTGAAGTTCCGCGCCGACGACCTGACCTTCGACGTCGAGGCCTTCCGCCGCGCCGTCGACGTCACCATCCTCGGCATGGAGATCATCGTCGACAACGCCAGCTACCCGCGGGATCGCATCGCCGAGAACAGCTACCGCTTCCGTCCGCTCGGACTGGGCTACGCGAACCTCGGGGCCCTCCTCATGAGCCGGGGGCTCGCCTACGACAGCGACGAGGGTCGGGACTTCGCGGCGGCCGTGACCGCGCTCATGTGCGGCCAGGCCTACCGCCGCTCCGCCGAGATCGCGGAGTCGACCGGACCGTTCGCGGGCTATCCCGAGAACGAATCGTCGATGCTCGACGTCATTGCCAAACACCGTGCGGCCGTATCGACGATCAACCGCCAGCGTGTGCCGGCCGACCTCTTCGAGGCCGCCGGGCAGAGCTGGGACGAGGCCCTCGACCTCGGTCGCGAGAACGGCTACCGCAACAGCCAGGTCACCGTGCTCGCACCGACGGGGACGATCGCCTTCATGATGGACTGCGACACGACGGGGATCGAGCCCGACATCGCGCTCATCAAGTACAAGAAGCTCGTCGGTGGCGGCTTTCTGAAGATCGTCAACCGGACCGTTCCCGAAGCCCTGCGCCGCCTGGGATACTCGGAGTCGCAGATCGAGGAGGTCGTCGCCTACGTCGACGACCAGGAGACGATCGAAGGCGCTCCGCACCTCCTCGACGACCACCTCACGGTCTTCGACTGTGCCTTCAAGCCGCAGAACGGGGTCCGCACGATCGAGCCCATGGGCCACGTGCGCATGATGGGCGCGGTGCAGCCCTTCCTGTCGGGCGCCATCTCGAAGACCGTGAACCTCCCGGAGGAGGCCACGGTCGAGGACATCGAGAACGCCTACATCGAGAGCTGGAAGCTCGGTCTGAAAGCGGTCGCGGTCTACCGGGACGGCAGCAAGCGCACGCAGCCCATGAACACCAGTCGCAGCAAGACCGACGACGCGGTCCGCAAGGAGGCCAGGGCTGCGGCGGAAGAACTGGTCGGTCCGCAGCGTCGCCGTCTGCCCGACGAGCGCACGGCGATCACGCACAAGTTCTCGATCCAGGGCCACGAAGGCTATCTGACCGTGGGTCTGTTCGAGGACGGGACGCCGGGTGAGCTCTTCGTGCGCATGGCGAAGGAGGGCTCGGTGATCAGCGGGCTCATGGACAGCTTCGCCACCGCGGTGTCGATCATGCTGCAGTACGGCGTTCCGCTCGAGGTCCTCTGCCAGAAGTTCAGCAACAGCCGGTTCGAGCCCAGCGGCTTCACCCGGAACCAGCAGATCCCCATGGCGAAGAGCATCACCGACTACATCTTCCGCTGGTTCGGGATCAAGTTCCTGGGGCACCGTCCGGCGAATGCCGATGTCGTCGAGGACGAGGTCGAGACCGCGGCGGGTGGCTCGCTGCCGCAGCTCGAGAAGACCGAGACCCCGGCGGGGCAGTCCAACGGACGCAGTGTCGGGGCCGCGGCGGTGGCGGACTCGCCACAGGGGACCACGGCGAGCGACGCGCCGCCTTGCACCGAGTGCGGTTCGGTCATGGTGCCCAACGGGAGCTGCTACCGCTGCGCGAACTGCGGGTCGACGAGCGGCTGCTCGTGATGCAGACTGGCCCGACGCCGTGATCGCGAACGGGCGTCCCGGACGGGGCGCCCGTTCCGCTTCCGCCTCCCGAACACGGAGATCGCACCATGACGAAGACTGCGCTCGTCACCGGAGCCAATCGCGGAATCGGGGCCCGGACCGCCCAGTTGCTGAGCGAGCGGGGACTGCGGGTGATCCTCGCCGTCCGTGACCGTGCCGCCGGCGAAGAGGCGCTCGGAGCACTGCACGGGGACGGACACGAGGTACTGGAGCTCGACGTCGGTGATCCGGCATCGATTCGGCGCGCTCTCGACACCCTGTCCTCGTCGTCCGTCGACGTCCTCGTCAACAACGCCGGAGTGTTGGAGAGTGGTGATGCCCTGGAGGTCGATCCCGACTCCATGGACCGCAGCTGGCAGGTGAACGTGCGGGGTCCGTGGATGCTCGTGCAGGGGCTGTTGCCAGGAATGATCGAGCGGGGCTACGGACGCGTGGCGAACGTCTCGAGCGGTGGTGCGTCCTTCGGCGAGGGCAGTATGATGACCGGCCAGGCGGTCTACGCGGTCACCAAGGCGGCCCTGAACGCGTTGACGGTCTGTACCGCGGCGCGGGTCGAGGGCGACGTGAAGATCAACGCCGCGTGCCCGGGCTGGGTCCGCACGCGCATGGGTGGTGACGCCGCGCCGCGATCGGTCGACGAGGGTGCGGCGGGCATCGTCTGGCTGGCGACCCTTCCTGCCGACGGCCCCCACGGGGGTTTCTTCCGCGACGGCGAGTCCGTTCCCTGGTGACGTACGTGGCCGGGTCCGACCCACGGTCTTGAGGGCCGGGCCCGCCTCGACTAGCGTATCGCGGAACGCCTCGCACCGCGGGGCCACCGTCCCTCCTGCGCCGTTCCCGATCCCGACGAGGAGAGCTCCGTGGACCCGCTGCCCGAGGACATCACCGTCGAAGAGCTCGCCCGCCGTCGTCGCGAGGGCGACGGTCCGGTCGTTCTCGACGTCCGGTTGCCCGAGGAACTGCAGATCGCCGCGCTCGACGGCGACGTCGTGCACATTCCCCTCCATCTGCTGCCGCTCCGGATGGAGGAACTCGATCCGGGACGCGAGTACGCCGTCCTGTGCCACCACGGTGCCCGGAGTTGGCAGGCGGTCCGCTACCTGCGCTCGCGGGGATTCGCGGGGCCGCGCAACGTCGGCGGGGGCATCGACCGCTGGTCGGCCCTGATCGATCCCGCGGTCCCGCGCTACTGAGCGGCCGGTTCGGTACCGGTCGTCGAACGGAGGTCCCTTGAATCCTGCGCTCCGCCGCACCCGCATCGTCGCCACCGTGGGTCCCGCGTCGTCCGAACCGGAGCAGTTGCGTCCGTTGCTCGCCGCCGGCGTCGACGTGGTGCGCCTGAACGCCAGTCACGCCGACGCGGAGTACTTCCGGACGATGGTTCCGCGCATCCGCGGGCTCGCGTCCGAACTCGACCGGACGGTCGCCGTCCTGCTCGATCTGCGCGGACCCAAGATCCGCATCGGAGACGTGGAGCGGCCCGAGGGGGTGACGCTTCCCGCAGGATCCGAGGTGGAGATCGCGCCGGGCGACTTCGTCGGCACCGCCGATCGACTGCCCTGCACCTACGCCGACCTGCCCGCCGACGTGGGCGCCGGAGACGTGATCCTGATCGACGACGGGCTCGTCGAGCTCGAGGTGCTCTCGGCCGACCCGCCCCGTTCGATCCACTGCCGGGTGATCGTGGGCGGAGCCGTGAAGGCCAACAAGGGCATCAACGTCCCCGGGCGCCCCCTGTCGACACCGGCGTTCGGCCCGAAGGACCTCGCCGATCTCGACGCCGCGCTGCCGCTGGGCGTTGATTTCGTGGCGCTCAGCTTCGTGCGCCAGGCCGCCGATGTCTACGCCCTGCGCCGCGAGCTGCACGAACGGGGGTCGATCGTCCCGATCGTCGCCAAGATCGAGAAACCCCAGGCCATCGACGCTCTCGAGGAGATCCTCGAGGCCGCCGACGCCATCATGGTCGCGCGCGGAGACCTGGGCGTGGAGGTCCCGCCCGAACGCGTTCCACGTCTTCAGAAACGGATCATCGCGCGGGCGAACGCGCGGGGGCTCCCCGTGATCACGGCCACGCAGATGCTCGAATCCATGATGGAGAACCCGCGGCCGACCCGGGCCGAGGCCAGCGACGTGGCCAACGCCATCTTCGATGGCACCGACGCCGTCATGCTGTCGGGCGAGACGGCTGTCGGCCGGTATCCCCTCTACGCCGTGCAGATGATGGACCGGATCGCGCGCGAGTCCGAGGCGTCGCAGTTCTACGGATCGACGGGCGTGTCCGAGGAGGAGCTCGAGGCCTTCGAACTCGAGCGCCGCGAAGTCGCCGTGGCCGCCACGCGGATCGCACGGCGGATCGACGCCGATTCGATCGTGGTCTACACCCTGTCGGGTACGACCGCCCGACTCATGAGCAAGCTCCGTCCACGTCGGCCGATCTACGCCCTGTGTCCCGACGAGATCGTGTGCCGGCGCATGACCCTGGAGCACGGGATCATTCCCCTGCGCGTGGACTACTACGCCGCCACCGACGACATGCTGCGCGAGGGCGACCGGTTGCTCACCGAGCTGGGAGTGGTCGAGCCCGACGATCGTGTGGTCGTGGTGGGAGGGACTCGGCAGTTCGCCGGGGTCAGCAACATGATCCAGATCCGCCATCCGGTGGGAGATGCCACGCCGGCCGACGGGGACGACGACTGATGGCGAGGCTGCTCGCGATGGCCGTGGTGCTGCTCGCGGCGTGCGGCAAGGAGTATCCGCCGACGCCCGAGGGCCGCTACCTGGCGCGGTGTGTCCGCTGCCACGAGGTCGACGGGAGCTCGATCACCGCGAGCGAGCAGGCCGGCGAGCCGGTGAGCATTCGCGATCCCGAGTTCCAGCGTCTGGCCACCGACGAAGACATCGAGCGCATCGTCACCCGTGGCAAGGGGCAGATGATGCCGGTGTCGGGTCTCTCGGCGGCGGAACTCGATTCGATCGTCCTGCACGTACGGCGCCTCGGCGCCCGCTACGCGGCCGCGCTCGACAGCGCGCGCGTCACCCCCTAAGCTGCCGCGCGTCGCACGAGCCGGTTCCGCCGCCGGGCGTGCACTGCCAGGAGGTCCTCGTTGCTCCGCATCCTCGTCGCCACTCTCTCGATCCTGCTCCTGGCCGGCTCCGGTCGTGCCCAGGTCGACGCGCAGGGTCACTGGAACCAGGAGTACGACCCCCACGTGGCCGCGCTCGGCCTCGCGGCGGGTTACACCTCGGGCACAGGTCTCGCGCTGCGCTGGCCGGCCTTCCCGCAGACAATGGTCGGTGTCGCGGGGGGCGCCTGGGGTCGGAGCGACGAACTCGACTGGAACTTCGGGGTCGAGGCCCACTACGTGCTGCGGCAGAGCGGACGGACGCGGGTCTTCCTGGGACCGGGCATGGGTGTCTACAGCGATCACGACGCCGACGACACGAACGTCAACGCATCGTTCGACGTGGGCTTCGAACACCTGCTCCAGCCACGCCTGTCGGTGAAGGCCGACATCGGCTTCACCTACCTCGGCGACGACGACGCGGTCTATCCGATCCCACAGATCGCGGTGTACTACTACTTCTGAGTCACGTTCTGAGTCACGACCGCCCGACGGGGCTCGTCAATCGACGAACTCGACCGTCTCGATCCGTGGCACGACCCCGGCGTCGGCGCCGCGTTCCAGCAACAGCGAGATGGCTTCGCGGCCGCGATCGCCGTAGTCCAGAGTCCACTCGTTCACGTACATGCCGATGAACTCGTCGGCCGTCGACACGTCGAGCCCGCGTCCGTACTGCATGGCGTGCTCCACGGCCTCGCGACGGTGCTCGAGTCCGAGCTCGATGCTCTTCTTCAGGACCGAGTTGATCTCGCGGTTGCGTTCGAGCCCGAAGCTCTTGCGAATGGCGTTGCCGCCGAGGGGCAGGGGCAGACCCGTGTCCTGCTGCCACCACACGCCGAGGTCCTGCACCAGTTCCAGGCCGTCGGCCTCGTAGGTCAGCTGGCCTTCGTGGATCAACAGTCCGGCCTCGAAGTCCCCGGCGGCGACCCGGGCCGGGATCTCGTCGAACATCACGACCTCGTGTTCGAAGTCGCCGAGCAGAAGCCGCGACGCCAGGTACGCGGTGGTCATGGTGCCGGGCACGGCGACCTTCTTCGACTTCAGGTCGTCCACACCGAACCCACTGCCCTTCTTCGCGACGAGCATGGGTCCGTAGCCGTCTCCCATGCTGCTGCCGGTCGGCAGGAGGGCGTAGCCGTCGTGGACGTGTGCGTAGGCGTGGATCGAGATGGCGGTGATGTCCAGTTCACCGCGCTGTGCACGCTCGTTGAGCGTCTGGATGTCCTGCAGGATGTGCTCGAAGCTGTACTCGCCCGCGTCGAACTGGTTCGTGGCCAGGGCCCAGAACATGAAGGCATCGTCGGGATCGGGGCTGTGGCCGAGGGTCAGGTGCATGGAACTTCCTCGAGGGTCGAGGGGGAGGGCGGGGGCGTCGAGCGGGGGTGTCGGGCCGGCGACCGAGGGAAACTAGTCGCCGGGCGCAGGCCCGGCAAGCGGGTGTTCGGGGCGAATCCGGCCAGGGACTTGCATCCTGTCCGGGGCGCGGTAGCATGCGCGCGCCGCCGCGGCATCCCCCTCCGACGGAACCGATGGCCCGAGTCACCTTCCACAACGACGACCTGACGGTCGACGCCGAGCCGGGCACCACGCTCTCGCTCGTGGCCTTCCAGAACGAGGCCGGGCTGCCCTTCGGCTGCCGGGCCGGTACCTGTGGTACCTGCGTGCTGACGGTGGTCGAGGGAGCCGAGGGCCTCGACGAGCCGGGCTTCGTCGAGGACGACACGCTGGCGGTCTGCGGGGAGATCGGACCGGGGCGACGGCTCGGGTGTCAGATCATCGTGCGCGACACCGATCTCGCCGTCGAGTGGTGACGCGACGCCGCGCTCAGGATTCGCGCTGGAGGTGGCGGAGTTCGCGCTCGAGCTGCTGTTGCTTGCTCGCCATCCGGCCCACGTAGCCCAGAAGGGCCACCCAGATCACTCCGTAGGCCGCGAACAGCCACCAGAAGTTCTCCTTGGGGCGCCATTGCTCGTCGTCGGTCGCGGCGTAGGGGGTCGAGGCGTCGTCGTCGGTCTGCGCCTGTGCCATCGGAGCAACGGCGAGCACGAGCACGCCCAGCACCAGCGCGAACAGGACGTACAGGCGGGACTTGCGGTTCATCGGGTCAACCCTCCGGTTCGGTGCGTGCGCCGCGGCTCAGCTGCGCTGCAGGTGGAGTTCTTCGATCTGGTCCTCGATCCGCGATTGCTGGTGCCGCAGGCGGAGGAGCAGGACGTAGGTCACGGTGAAGGCGAACACGCCGATCAGCAGCGTGGCCAGGAACTCCGGCGCCAGACCGCTGTCCTCGCCGCCGCCGACGACGGGGGCCGGGTGCTGGCTGGCCTTCACGCGGTTGGCGAAGTAGACGATCGGCACGTCGAGGAAGCTGATCAGACCGACCACGGCGCTCAGCTGTGCGCGGCGGTCGCGGTCGCCCACGCTGCGCCGGAGGATCAGGTAGGCCAGATACAACAACCACAGGATGAACGACGTGGTCAGCCGCAGGTCCCAGGTCCAGTAGATCCCCCAGATGGGCTTCGCCCAGAGGGGACCGGTGATCAGCACCAGCGTGATGAACACCACGCCGACCTCGGCGCTGGCAGCCGCGATGCGGTCGTGCTTCAGGTCGCGCGTCATCAGGTAGCGCAGGCCGTTGTAGCCGGTCACGCCGAAGGCGAGGAAGGCGACCCACGCCACGGGGACGTGTACGTAGAAGATCTTCTGCACGAAGCCCTGGGCGGCTTCGCGGGGGATCGTCATCAGCATCCAGCAAAGGGCCAGCATTCCCACGGTGCTGAGGCCGAGCAGGACGCGATTGGTCATGGACATGGCGACTATTCCTCGAGAACGGAACCGAAGAGCAGGAACCCGGCGGTCAGGAAGATCAGGTCGAAGACGGCGGCCAGCTGCACCCAGTCGCCCAGACCCTCGTCGGGGCCGGGAGTGAAGATGATCGCCGTTCCCTCGACAGCTCCGAGCAACAGGGGGGTGAGTACCGGCAACAGGAGCACCGGCAGCATCACCTCGCGCAGGCGTGTCTTCTGCCCGATCACGGCGAAGACCGTGCCCACGGCGAGGAAGCCGAGCGTCCCCAGGGCCAGGAGCAGGAAGAACATACCCGTCAGATGACGTTCGTCGAGATCGAAGAAGAAGATCGCGAAGACCAGGACGACGAGTTCGCCCACCGCCATGAAGACCAGATTCGACAGGATCTTGCCCACGTACAGCGCGCCGCGGTCGGCGGGGCTGGTGACGACGCCGCTGATCTGGTCGTCCTGTCCGTCGCGGCCGGCGCTACGATTCAGGCCGAGGATACCGGCGAAGAAGAACGCCGTCCACAGCGTGCCGGGCACCACGTCCTCGCGGGCGTGGCGGGCGGGATCGAAGGCGAACACGAAGACCACCACGGTGAGCAGGCCGAACATGACGATGGTGGTGAAGATGTCCTTCCGTCGCCACTCGGCGCGGACGTCCCGCGCGAGCACGGCGGCGACCACGCCCCAGAACGAACGCATCAGGCCTTCCCCCGGACCGTGGCGACCGCCGCGCGCTCGGCTGCGACCTCGGTCAGATGGGCGGCCCAGCCGCGGTCGTCGTAGGTCTGTGCCGGCAGTTCCTCGACCTTGCGGCCCAGGTGCAGCACGAGGACACGGTCGGCCCACTGCAGGACGTAGTCGAGCTGATGGGTGGCGAGCAGCATGGCCGCTCCTCGCTCCTTCTCCGCGCTCAGGCGCGTGGCCAGGTCACGGCAACCCGGGGCGTCGAGGCCGGTGAAGGGCTCGTCGAGCACCAGCAGTTCGGGATCGTGCAGCAGGGCGCGAGCCAGGCTCAGGCGCTGGCGCATGCCGCGGCTGAAGCTCTCGACGCGATCCTGGGCACGCTCGCCGAGGCCGACCTCGTGGAGGCGCTGGCGCGCGCGTTCGGCTGCATCGGAGACGCC
The sequence above is a segment of the Candidatus Krumholzibacteriia bacterium genome. Coding sequences within it:
- the pyk gene encoding pyruvate kinase, which encodes MNPALRRTRIVATVGPASSEPEQLRPLLAAGVDVVRLNASHADAEYFRTMVPRIRGLASELDRTVAVLLDLRGPKIRIGDVERPEGVTLPAGSEVEIAPGDFVGTADRLPCTYADLPADVGAGDVILIDDGLVELEVLSADPPRSIHCRVIVGGAVKANKGINVPGRPLSTPAFGPKDLADLDAALPLGVDFVALSFVRQAADVYALRRELHERGSIVPIVAKIEKPQAIDALEEILEAADAIMVARGDLGVEVPPERVPRLQKRIIARANARGLPVITATQMLESMMENPRPTRAEASDVANAIFDGTDAVMLSGETAVGRYPLYAVQMMDRIARESEASQFYGSTGVSEEELEAFELERREVAVAATRIARRIDADSIVVYTLSGTTARLMSKLRPRRPIYALCPDEIVCRRMTLEHGIIPLRVDYYAATDDMLREGDRLLTELGVVEPDDRVVVVGGTRQFAGVSNMIQIRHPVGDATPADGDDD
- a CDS encoding SDR family NAD(P)-dependent oxidoreductase, producing the protein MTKTALVTGANRGIGARTAQLLSERGLRVILAVRDRAAGEEALGALHGDGHEVLELDVGDPASIRRALDTLSSSSVDVLVNNAGVLESGDALEVDPDSMDRSWQVNVRGPWMLVQGLLPGMIERGYGRVANVSSGGASFGEGSMMTGQAVYAVTKAALNALTVCTAARVEGDVKINAACPGWVRTRMGGDAAPRSVDEGAAGIVWLATLPADGPHGGFFRDGESVPW
- a CDS encoding vitamin B12-dependent ribonucleotide reductase, whose translation is MADDLSLHSEKDATRTVAKDATTRKGVHVTRHFTRPGESVFDSVEWELRTATIADDKGEVLFEQTDVEVPASWSQLATNVVVSKYFRGSVGRPGRETSVRQLIGRIVDTLTAWGTKDGYFATNDDRDAFRDELTHLLLYQKLSFNSPVWFNMGVEETPQCSACFINSVDDSMGSIMDLAKTEGMLFKFGSGTGTNFSALRGSQETLHGGGVASGPVSFMKGFDAFAGVIKSGGKTRRAAKMVILDADHPDIEEFIECKVNEEKKAWALIDAGYDGSFRGEAYGSVFFQNSNNSVRVADDFMRAVLEDREWHTTARVDGRTVGTHRARDLMRKISESAWHCGDPGMQYDTTINDWHTCKGTDRIYASNPCSEYMFLNDTACNLASLNLLKFRADDLTFDVEAFRRAVDVTILGMEIIVDNASYPRDRIAENSYRFRPLGLGYANLGALLMSRGLAYDSDEGRDFAAAVTALMCGQAYRRSAEIAESTGPFAGYPENESSMLDVIAKHRAAVSTINRQRVPADLFEAAGQSWDEALDLGRENGYRNSQVTVLAPTGTIAFMMDCDTTGIEPDIALIKYKKLVGGGFLKIVNRTVPEALRRLGYSESQIEEVVAYVDDQETIEGAPHLLDDHLTVFDCAFKPQNGVRTIEPMGHVRMMGAVQPFLSGAISKTVNLPEEATVEDIENAYIESWKLGLKAVAVYRDGSKRTQPMNTSRSKTDDAVRKEARAAAEELVGPQRRRLPDERTAITHKFSIQGHEGYLTVGLFEDGTPGELFVRMAKEGSVISGLMDSFATAVSIMLQYGVPLEVLCQKFSNSRFEPSGFTRNQQIPMAKSITDYIFRWFGIKFLGHRPANADVVEDEVETAAGGSLPQLEKTETPAGQSNGRSVGAAAVADSPQGTTASDAPPCTECGSVMVPNGSCYRCANCGSTSGCS
- the ccsA gene encoding cytochrome c biogenesis protein CcsA, with the translated sequence MSMTNRVLLGLSTVGMLALCWMLMTIPREAAQGFVQKIFYVHVPVAWVAFLAFGVTGYNGLRYLMTRDLKHDRIAAASAEVGVVFITLVLITGPLWAKPIWGIYWTWDLRLTTSFILWLLYLAYLILRRSVGDRDRRAQLSAVVGLISFLDVPIVYFANRVKASQHPAPVVGGGEDSGLAPEFLATLLIGVFAFTVTYVLLLRLRHQQSRIEDQIEELHLQRS
- the ccmA gene encoding heme ABC exporter ATP-binding protein CcmA; the encoded protein is MPRPQPTPTDVEVVVEAQGLSRRYGRFWALRDVDLTLHAGEAVALLGANGAGKSTLLSLLATLARPSEGSLTINGLDPTKKAAAVRGGMGYVAHHTLLDDALTAEENLHYYAALFGVSDAAERARQRLHEVGLGERAQDRVESFSRGMRQRLSLARALLHDPELLVLDEPFTGLDAPGCRDLATRLSAEKERGAAMLLATHQLDYVLQWADRVLVLHLGRKVEELPAQTYDDRGWAAHLTEVAAERAAVATVRGKA
- a CDS encoding 2Fe-2S iron-sulfur cluster binding domain-containing protein, with protein sequence MARVTFHNDDLTVDAEPGTTLSLVAFQNEAGLPFGCRAGTCGTCVLTVVEGAEGLDEPGFVEDDTLAVCGEIGPGRRLGCQIIVRDTDLAVEW
- a CDS encoding heme exporter protein CcmB encodes the protein MRSFWGVVAAVLARDVRAEWRRKDIFTTIVMFGLLTVVVFVFAFDPARHAREDVVPGTLWTAFFFAGILGLNRSAGRDGQDDQISGVVTSPADRGALYVGKILSNLVFMAVGELVVLVFAIFFFDLDERHLTGMFFLLLALGTLGFLAVGTVFAVIGQKTRLREVMLPVLLLPVLTPLLLGAVEGTAIIFTPGPDEGLGDWVQLAAVFDLIFLTAGFLLFGSVLEE
- a CDS encoding rhodanese-like domain-containing protein, coding for MDPLPEDITVEELARRRREGDGPVVLDVRLPEELQIAALDGDVVHIPLHLLPLRMEELDPGREYAVLCHHGARSWQAVRYLRSRGFAGPRNVGGGIDRWSALIDPAVPRY
- a CDS encoding CcmD family protein codes for the protein MNRKSRLYVLFALVLGVLVLAVAPMAQAQTDDDASTPYAATDDEQWRPKENFWWLFAAYGVIWVALLGYVGRMASKQQQLERELRHLQRES
- a CDS encoding MqnA/MqnD/SBP family protein → MHLTLGHSPDPDDAFMFWALATNQFDAGEYSFEHILQDIQTLNERAQRGELDITAISIHAYAHVHDGYALLPTGSSMGDGYGPMLVAKKGSGFGVDDLKSKKVAVPGTMTTAYLASRLLLGDFEHEVVMFDEIPARVAAGDFEAGLLIHEGQLTYEADGLELVQDLGVWWQQDTGLPLPLGGNAIRKSFGLERNREINSVLKKSIELGLEHRREAVEHAMQYGRGLDVSTADEFIGMYVNEWTLDYGDRGREAISLLLERGADAGVVPRIETVEFVD
- a CDS encoding cytochrome c encodes the protein MARLLAMAVVLLAACGKEYPPTPEGRYLARCVRCHEVDGSSITASEQAGEPVSIRDPEFQRLATDEDIERIVTRGKGQMMPVSGLSAAELDSIVLHVRRLGARYAAALDSARVTP